From the genome of Scyliorhinus canicula chromosome 29, sScyCan1.1, whole genome shotgun sequence, one region includes:
- the LOC119958311 gene encoding histidine N-acetyltransferase-like — protein MRQLLEAKAFDKEILLLRFELEEIRPKLDAAISQLKACGTEWEDPILLRASDVQRVFLNPNVVGGVLPGKTIVQDWAPYRPLQSNLAILLKKNLIWLADGQEEPRVLSLGATPYRIPMGADYNCLSIDIFGKHFPSARNQFLAQLQRGIGTLNGSLYCVTSLEPCLWKQMYSFCQSSFGLHQERELKGQYLLETEM, from the exons ATGAGGCAGCTCCTGGAggcaaaggcctttgacaag GAAATACTGCTGCTACGCTTCGAGCTGGAGGAGATCCGCCCAAAGCTGGACGCTGCCATTTCCCAGCTGAAGGCCTGTGGGACGGAATGGGAAGACCCCATTCTTCTTCGGGCCTCCGACGTCCAGCGCGTGTTCCTGAATCCCAACGTGGTGGGTGGAGTGCTGCCCGGGAAGACCATCGTTCAGGACTGGGCACCGTACAGGCCCCTGCAGAGCAACCTGGCGATCTTGCTGAAGAAAAATCTAATTTGGTTGGCAGACGGCCAGGAAGAGCCAAGGGTCCTCAGCCTGGGCGCCACCCCCTACAGAATACCCATGGGGGCTGACTACAACTGCCTGAGTATCGATATATTTGGCAAGCACTTCCCCAGTGCCAGGAACCAGTTCCTCGCTCAGCTCCAGCGGGGGATTGGCACCTTGAACGGTTCCTTGTACTGCGTTACGTCCCTGGAGCCATGCCTGTGGAAGCAAATGTATTCTTTCTGCCAGAGCTCCTTCGGCCTCCACCAGGAAAGGGAATTGAAAGGGCAGTATCTGCTGGAGACAGAGATGTAG